Proteins from a genomic interval of Xanthomonas sp. AM6:
- a CDS encoding YhdP family protein has protein sequence MPTPLRRRLRLARRFAFYAVAVGLVCVALLVGALSQALPFVERHPQRIQAWLSERAGRPIQFDRVETAWTRRGPLLRLDGLRIGAGDGVRIGQAEVLVSMYAGLLPGRSFTELRLRGLALTLLRGADGTWSVQGLPAAHGGDPLDALQGLGELQVIDGRLALHAPELGLDAQLPKIDLRLRVDGERLRVGAQAWIDLKQAPLTAVLDMDRRRGDGQAYVAARPAELDGWSGLLHAAGIRVEGGAGSVQGWAQLQRHRIVGVSVEATLRDLRLSGAPLAAGGARPQTAFTTLRATARWRQIDGGWRLDAPRLQIGQAGQPTQRLDGLTVAGGRRFALLGERLDAAPLLAVAALSDGLSPTLRAWLHAARPRLQLTRVALTGTAGGPLYAQGRLTELAFAPVGQSPGVSGLRGRFDGDAQGGELVLDAASPVRFDWPSGFGVVHEVRLAGRIVAFRDGDDVRVATPALRVQGTDYGADVRGGVRFQADGSRPWIDLAADLQDAPVTAAKKFWVHSKMSKAATDWLDAALQGGRLRGGRALVSGDLDQWPFVDHNGRFEATARLDDARIRFQREWPAVEKVDADVAFIGNGFEVHGRGELGGVAVDRLSAVLPDYKQGQLSVLASSRADTGKLLAMLRQSPLRRRYGETLDALSASGPADVSFDLLQPLRRDVGGHHLRGTVELLGAHIADRRWDVAFDDMRGRADYRDTGFEAPQLAVLHEGHPGELALRAGDGVSDPQQAFEAALSASVDADELLDRAPEMAWLKPYVQGRSRWNIGVGLPKTADGGVQPPTRLQLHSDLVGTQLLLPAPMDKGAAAPLATSVNVPLPVGTGRIEVAFGKLMALVARSQDGKTGVKVVMGSDRVAGDPPGHGLTVSGRTASLNAIDWIGLVSGPDPNAPATPGAADPMPLRQIDVLADHLLLLGGVFDATRLRLQPQADTVAVQLDGPALAGELSVPNKPGGVLGGRLARVHWRAAPGAAAAAPAATATPAPSATPDPTAAAAPVAAAVRPLTSTIDPATIPALALDVDDLRLGTMQLGAASLRTRKLIDGMRVDQLHLRSDKQKIDISGDWRGKAASARTQLIASVDSQDLGELMQSLDFGGQLRGGEGTLNLRAAWPGDPAGFQLATLQGQLDVAARNGQLLELNPGAGRVLGLLSVAQLPRRLMFDFRDFFSKGFAFNRIDGQVQFGNGVARSESMLIDGPAAEIKVRGQADLRAQQFDQTIDVNPKSGNLLTVVGAVAGGPVGAAVGAAANAVLGKPLGTIGARTYRVTGPWKDPKVEVIERDAPRAPAPPTPPAASRSP, from the coding sequence ATGCCCACCCCCCTGCGCCGCCGCCTGCGCCTGGCCCGCCGTTTCGCGTTCTATGCGGTGGCGGTCGGGCTGGTGTGCGTGGCGTTGCTGGTGGGGGCGCTGAGCCAGGCGCTGCCGTTCGTGGAGCGGCATCCGCAGCGGATCCAGGCCTGGCTCAGCGAGCGCGCCGGGCGGCCGATCCAGTTCGACCGGGTCGAGACCGCCTGGACCCGGCGCGGGCCGCTGCTGCGCCTGGACGGCCTGCGCATCGGCGCCGGCGACGGGGTGCGCATCGGCCAGGCCGAGGTGCTGGTGTCGATGTACGCCGGCCTGCTGCCGGGCCGCTCGTTCACCGAGCTGCGCCTGCGCGGGCTGGCGCTGACCCTGCTGCGCGGCGCCGACGGCACCTGGTCGGTGCAGGGGCTGCCGGCCGCGCACGGCGGCGATCCGCTGGACGCCCTGCAGGGCCTGGGCGAGTTGCAGGTCATCGACGGCCGCCTGGCGTTGCACGCGCCGGAACTGGGCCTGGACGCGCAGCTGCCGAAGATCGACCTGCGCCTGCGCGTGGACGGCGAGCGCCTGCGCGTGGGCGCGCAGGCCTGGATCGACCTGAAGCAGGCGCCGCTGACCGCGGTGCTGGACATGGACCGTCGGCGCGGCGACGGCCAGGCCTATGTGGCCGCGCGTCCGGCCGAACTGGACGGCTGGTCGGGGCTGCTGCATGCCGCCGGGATCCGCGTCGAAGGCGGCGCCGGCTCGGTGCAGGGCTGGGCGCAGCTGCAGCGGCACCGGATCGTCGGGGTCAGCGTCGAGGCCACCTTGCGCGACCTGCGCCTGAGCGGCGCCCCGCTGGCCGCCGGCGGCGCGCGGCCGCAGACCGCGTTCACCACGCTGCGCGCCACCGCGCGCTGGCGGCAGATCGACGGTGGCTGGCGGCTGGATGCGCCGCGGCTGCAGATCGGCCAGGCCGGCCAGCCGACGCAGCGCCTGGACGGGCTGACCGTGGCCGGCGGGCGCCGCTTCGCGCTGCTCGGCGAGCGCCTGGACGCGGCGCCGCTGCTGGCGGTGGCCGCGCTCAGCGACGGCCTGTCGCCGACCCTGCGTGCCTGGCTGCACGCGGCCAGGCCGCGGCTGCAGCTGACCCGGGTGGCGCTGACCGGCACGGCCGGCGGGCCGCTGTACGCGCAGGGCCGGCTGACCGAACTGGCGTTCGCGCCGGTCGGGCAGTCGCCCGGGGTGAGCGGCCTGCGCGGCCGCTTCGATGGCGACGCGCAGGGCGGGGAGCTGGTGCTGGACGCCGCCAGCCCGGTGCGCTTCGACTGGCCCAGCGGCTTCGGCGTGGTCCACGAGGTGCGGCTGGCCGGGCGCATCGTGGCGTTCCGCGACGGCGACGACGTGCGCGTGGCGACCCCGGCGCTGCGCGTGCAGGGCACCGACTACGGCGCCGACGTCCGCGGCGGGGTGCGTTTCCAGGCCGACGGCTCGCGGCCGTGGATCGACCTGGCCGCCGACCTGCAGGACGCGCCGGTGACGGCGGCGAAGAAGTTCTGGGTGCATTCGAAGATGAGCAAGGCGGCCACCGACTGGCTGGACGCCGCGCTGCAGGGCGGGCGCCTGCGCGGCGGCCGCGCGCTGGTGTCCGGCGACCTCGACCAGTGGCCGTTCGTCGACCACAACGGCCGCTTCGAGGCCACCGCGCGGCTGGACGATGCCAGGATCCGCTTCCAGCGCGAATGGCCGGCGGTGGAGAAGGTGGACGCCGATGTCGCCTTCATCGGCAACGGCTTCGAGGTGCATGGCCGCGGCGAACTGGGCGGGGTGGCGGTGGACCGGCTGTCGGCGGTGCTGCCGGACTACAAGCAGGGCCAGCTCAGCGTGCTGGCCAGCAGCCGCGCCGACACCGGCAAGCTGCTGGCGATGCTGCGGCAGAGCCCGCTGCGCCGGCGCTACGGCGAGACCCTGGATGCGCTCAGCGCCTCCGGCCCGGCCGACGTCAGCTTCGACCTGCTGCAGCCGTTGCGCCGCGACGTGGGCGGCCATCACCTGCGCGGCACGGTCGAGCTGCTCGGCGCGCACATCGCCGACCGCCGCTGGGACGTGGCGTTCGACGACATGCGCGGTCGCGCCGACTACCGCGACACCGGGTTCGAGGCGCCGCAGCTGGCGGTGCTGCACGAGGGCCACCCCGGCGAACTGGCGCTGCGCGCCGGCGACGGCGTCAGCGATCCGCAGCAGGCCTTCGAGGCGGCGTTGAGCGCGTCGGTGGACGCGGACGAACTGCTCGACCGGGCGCCGGAGATGGCCTGGCTCAAGCCCTACGTGCAGGGCCGCTCGCGCTGGAACATCGGCGTGGGCCTGCCCAAGACCGCCGACGGCGGGGTGCAGCCGCCGACCCGGCTGCAGCTGCATTCGGACCTGGTCGGCACCCAGTTGCTGCTGCCGGCGCCGATGGACAAGGGCGCCGCGGCGCCGCTGGCGACCTCGGTCAACGTGCCGCTGCCGGTCGGCACCGGGCGCATCGAGGTCGCCTTCGGCAAGCTGATGGCGCTGGTCGCGCGCAGCCAGGACGGCAAGACCGGGGTCAAGGTGGTGATGGGCAGCGACCGCGTGGCCGGGGACCCGCCCGGCCACGGCCTGACCGTGAGCGGGCGCACCGCCTCGCTGAACGCGATCGACTGGATCGGCCTGGTCAGCGGCCCGGACCCGAACGCGCCGGCCACGCCGGGCGCCGCCGACCCGATGCCGCTGCGCCAGATCGACGTGCTCGCCGACCATCTGCTGCTGCTGGGCGGCGTGTTCGACGCCACCCGCCTGCGCCTGCAGCCGCAGGCCGATACCGTGGCCGTGCAGCTGGACGGGCCGGCGCTGGCCGGCGAACTGAGCGTGCCGAACAAGCCCGGCGGCGTGCTCGGCGGCCGCCTGGCGCGGGTGCACTGGCGCGCGGCGCCGGGCGCGGCGGCCGCGGCTCCGGCGGCGACCGCGACTCCTGCGCCCAGCGCGACGCCCGACCCGACGGCGGCAGCCGCGCCCGTGGCCGCGGCGGTGCGGCCGCTGACCAGCACGATCGACCCGGCCACGATCCCGGCGCTGGCGCTGGACGTGGACGACCTGCGCCTGGGCACGATGCAGCTCGGCGCGGCCTCGCTGCGGACCCGCAAGCTGATCGACGGCATGCGCGTGGACCAGCTGCACCTGCGCTCGGACAAGCAGAAGATCGACATCAGCGGCGACTGGCGCGGCAAGGCCGCCAGCGCGCGCACCCAGCTCATCGCCAGCGTGGACAGCCAGGACCTGGGCGAGCTGATGCAGAGCCTGGATTTCGGCGGCCAGCTGCGCGGCGGCGAAGGCACGCTGAACCTGCGCGCGGCCTGGCCGGGCGACCCGGCCGGGTTCCAGCTGGCCACCTTGCAGGGCCAGCTCGACGTGGCCGCGCGCAACGGCCAGCTGCTGGAACTGAACCCCGGCGCCGGGCGCGTGCTCGGCCTGCTGAGCGTGGCGCAGCTGCCGCGCCGGCTGATGTTCGACTTCCGCGACTTCTTCTCCAAGGGCTTCGCCTTCAACCGCATCGACGGCCAGGTGCAGTTCGGCAACGGCGTGGCGCGCAGCGAATCGATGCTGATCGACGGCCCCGCCGCGGAGATCAAGGTGCGCGGGCAGGCCGACCTGCGCGCGCAGCAGTTCGACCAGACCATCGACGTCAATCCCAAGTCCGGCAACCTGCTGACCGTGGTCGGCGCGGTCGCCGGCGGCCCGGTCGGCGCGGCAGTCGGCGCCGCCGCCAACGCGGTGCTGGGCAAGCCGCTGGGCACGATCGGCGCGCGCACCTACCGCGTCACCGGCCCGTGGAAGGATCCGAAGGTGGAGGTGATCGAGCGCGACGCCCCGCGTGCGCCGGCGCCGCCGACACCGCCGGCGGCGTCCCGCAGTCCCTGA
- the yjgA gene encoding ribosome biogenesis factor YjgA translates to MRGRDEDTGEFRGDSRSQQRRAALEVLTLGEKLVALTPAQLAKLPVPESLIPHIEETKRITSHIAHKRQLAFLAKQMRREDDATLDAIREAMDVNSDGARREVAAIHRVEDWRARLLADGDSALSELLDEYPEADRQRLRQLIRNAKEERLKNKPPHAYRELFRELRELVLGDLGRGAGDAGLEEADAEDDDMDTDDDARG, encoded by the coding sequence ATGCGCGGACGCGACGAAGACACCGGTGAATTCCGCGGCGACAGCCGCAGCCAGCAGCGCCGCGCGGCGCTGGAAGTGCTGACCCTGGGCGAGAAGCTGGTGGCGCTGACCCCGGCACAGCTGGCCAAGCTGCCGGTGCCCGAGTCGCTGATCCCGCACATCGAGGAAACCAAGCGCATCACCTCGCACATCGCGCACAAGCGGCAGCTGGCGTTCCTGGCCAAGCAGATGCGCCGCGAGGACGACGCGACGCTGGACGCGATCCGCGAGGCGATGGACGTCAACAGCGACGGCGCGCGCCGCGAAGTGGCGGCGATCCACCGGGTCGAGGACTGGCGCGCGCGGCTGCTCGCCGACGGCGACAGCGCGCTGTCCGAGCTGCTGGACGAATACCCCGAGGCCGACCGCCAGCGGCTGCGCCAGCTGATCCGCAACGCCAAGGAAGAGCGGCTGAAGAACAAACCGCCGCATGCCTATCGCGAGCTGTTCCGGGAGCTGCGTGAGCTGGTGCTGGGTGACTTGGGACGCGGGGCCGGGGACGCGGGACTCGAAGAAGCGGACGCCGAAGACGACGATATGGACACCGACGACGACGCGCGCGGCTGA
- a CDS encoding DUF4870 domain-containing protein yields MSEFDNVTAPPPPPATGPQEDRTVALITHLSGIIAGFIVPLIIWLINKDNPAKSFLNDQAKEALNFQITVAIGYVICVVLSIIVIGGLLMPVVWVVNLVFCILAGIKANEGVAYRYPFALRLIK; encoded by the coding sequence ATGAGCGAATTCGACAATGTGACCGCCCCGCCGCCGCCGCCGGCCACCGGCCCGCAGGAAGACCGCACGGTCGCACTGATCACCCATCTGTCCGGCATCATCGCCGGCTTCATCGTGCCGCTGATCATCTGGCTGATCAACAAGGACAACCCGGCCAAGTCGTTCCTCAACGACCAGGCCAAGGAAGCGCTGAACTTCCAGATCACCGTCGCCATCGGCTACGTGATCTGCGTGGTGCTCAGCATCATCGTGATCGGCGGGCTGCTGATGCCGGTGGTGTGGGTGGTGAACCTGGTGTTCTGCATCCTCGCCGGGATCAAGGCCAACGAAGGCGTGGCCTACCGCTACCCGTTCGCGCTGCGCCTGATCAAGTAA
- a CDS encoding SIMPL domain-containing protein, which produces MRPLSVRPLLLALTLALGGTMTAHAQTAAPAYAVPADGTLLNIAAQAEAKHAPDVATLSAGVVTQAVDSAAAMRQNAEQMTKVLAAVRAAGIADKDVQTSGISLSPQYKYAENQAPQIIGYQASNSVNLKVRDIAKLGKVLDALAAQGANQINGPTFEIDDPEPLYDQARVDALKKAQARAQTYAKSLGLRVRRIVSISEGGGGGVRPVPMMRAMAMKAEMDTPVAAGESSVSVNLDVVFELGK; this is translated from the coding sequence ATGCGTCCATTGTCCGTCCGTCCGCTGCTGCTGGCCCTGACCCTCGCCCTAGGAGGCACGATGACCGCCCATGCCCAGACCGCCGCGCCGGCCTACGCCGTGCCCGCCGACGGCACCCTGCTCAACATCGCCGCCCAGGCCGAGGCCAAGCATGCGCCGGACGTGGCCACGCTGTCGGCCGGGGTGGTCACCCAGGCCGTCGACAGCGCCGCGGCGATGCGCCAGAACGCCGAGCAGATGACCAAGGTGCTGGCCGCGGTGCGCGCCGCCGGCATCGCCGACAAGGACGTGCAGACCAGCGGCATCAGCCTCAGCCCGCAGTACAAGTACGCCGAGAACCAGGCGCCGCAGATCATCGGCTACCAGGCCAGCAATTCGGTCAACCTGAAGGTGCGCGACATCGCCAAGCTCGGCAAGGTGCTCGACGCGCTGGCCGCGCAGGGCGCCAACCAGATCAACGGCCCCACCTTCGAGATCGACGATCCGGAACCGCTGTACGACCAGGCCCGGGTCGATGCGCTGAAGAAGGCGCAGGCCCGCGCGCAGACCTACGCCAAGTCGCTGGGCCTGCGCGTGCGCCGCATCGTCAGCATTTCCGAAGGCGGCGGCGGTGGCGTGCGCCCGGTGCCGATGATGCGCGCGATGGCGATGAAGGCGGAGATGGACACCCCGGTGGCCGCCGGCGAAAGCAGCGTGTCGGTCAACCTGGACGTAGTGTTCGAACTGGGCAAGTAA
- the pmbA gene encoding metalloprotease PmbA, translating to MNAITSELRRDDSLERLERLSDIAERLLARARALGASQAEVSCSEDRGLDVNVRLGAVETVEATRDRGIGVTVYFGQRKGSASTADLHESSLEATVAQACAIARYTEDDVAAGLADAALMARELPELDRWHPWALEAEEAIELALACEAAGRDADPRVANSDGASAGSSESLSVYANSHGFLGRERSTHHSIGCALIAGHGDGMQRDGWYSSALAREDLEQPAAIGRRAAERTVARLQPRSLPTGELPVLFAPEMARSLVGHLLGAVSGGALYRRASFLLDSVGTRLFPDWFAIDELPHLRRGLRSAAFDGEGVATRAAPLVAGGVLQRYVLGSYSARKLGLQTTANAGGVHNLQVAANADDLASIAAGIPRGLLVTELMGNGVNPVTGDYSRGAGGFWIENGAIAYPVDEVTIAGNLREMFQRIEAVGRDIDVRSHVHIGAVLVGKMTVAGNS from the coding sequence TTGAACGCGATCACCTCCGAACTGCGCCGCGACGACAGCCTGGAACGGCTGGAGCGCCTGTCCGACATCGCCGAGCGGCTGCTGGCGCGCGCGCGCGCGCTCGGCGCCAGCCAGGCCGAGGTCAGCTGCAGCGAAGACCGCGGGCTGGACGTCAACGTACGCCTGGGCGCGGTGGAAACGGTCGAGGCCACCCGCGACCGCGGCATCGGCGTCACCGTCTACTTCGGCCAGCGCAAGGGCAGCGCCAGCACCGCCGACCTGCACGAATCCAGCCTCGAGGCGACCGTCGCCCAGGCCTGCGCGATCGCCCGCTACACCGAGGACGACGTCGCCGCCGGGCTGGCCGACGCGGCGCTGATGGCGCGCGAGCTGCCCGAGCTGGACCGTTGGCATCCGTGGGCGCTGGAGGCCGAGGAGGCGATCGAACTGGCGCTGGCCTGCGAGGCCGCCGGCCGCGACGCCGACCCGCGCGTGGCCAATTCCGACGGCGCCTCGGCCGGCAGCAGCGAGAGCCTGTCGGTATACGCCAACTCGCACGGCTTCCTTGGCCGCGAGCGCAGCACCCACCATTCGATCGGCTGCGCGCTGATCGCCGGCCACGGCGACGGCATGCAGCGCGACGGCTGGTACAGCAGCGCGCTGGCGCGCGAGGACCTGGAACAGCCGGCGGCGATCGGCCGCCGCGCCGCCGAACGCACCGTCGCCCGGCTGCAGCCGCGTTCGCTGCCGACCGGCGAGCTGCCGGTGCTGTTCGCGCCGGAGATGGCGCGCTCGCTGGTCGGGCACCTGCTCGGCGCGGTGTCCGGCGGCGCGCTGTACCGCCGCGCCAGCTTCCTGCTCGACAGCGTCGGCACCCGCCTGTTCCCGGACTGGTTCGCGATCGACGAACTGCCGCACCTGCGCCGCGGGCTGCGCTCGGCCGCCTTCGACGGCGAGGGCGTGGCCACCCGCGCCGCGCCGCTGGTCGCCGGCGGGGTGCTGCAGCGCTACGTGCTGGGCAGCTACTCGGCGCGCAAGCTCGGCCTGCAGACCACCGCCAACGCCGGCGGCGTGCACAACCTGCAGGTGGCGGCCAACGCCGACGACCTGGCGTCGATCGCCGCCGGCATCCCGCGCGGCCTGCTGGTCACCGAACTGATGGGCAACGGCGTCAACCCGGTCACCGGCGACTATTCGCGCGGCGCCGGCGGCTTCTGGATCGAGAACGGCGCCATCGCCTACCCAGTGGACGAGGTGACCATCGCCGGCAACCTGCGCGAGATGTTCCAGCGCATCGAGGCGGTCGGCCGCGACATCGACGTGCGCTCGCACGTGCACATCGGCGCGGTGCTGGTCGGCAAGATGACGGTGGCCGGCAACTCCTGA
- the tldD gene encoding metalloprotease TldD: MTENALSLAETRLLLPAGLDATSLERAFGTLLGPGIDFGDLYFQHARRESWSVEDGIVKDGAHSIEQGVGVRAISGEKTGFAYSDDIHRDALLAAAQSARAISRDGGAQPAQSLLRGGGRALYPALDPVDGMGNDLKVEMLRRLDQFLRAADPRVQQVMVGLSGGVDTVLVARSDGVLAADVRPLVRLNVQVIVEQNGRRESGYSGGGGRYGYEVLFADGRPEAFAREALRQALVNLEAVPAPAGVMPVVLGSGWPGVLLHEAVGHGLEGDFARKGTSVYAGRVGQRVASPGVTIVDDGTLAGRRGSLNVDDEGTPSNCTTLIEDGVLVGYMQDSLNARLMGVAPTGNGRRESFAHLPMPRMTNTYMLAGQHDPQEMIRSVKKGLYAVNFGGGQVDITSGKYVFSATEAYLIEDGKVTAPVKGATLIGNGPETMQKVRMIGHDLALDEGVGVCGKDGQSVPVGVGQPSLLIDGLTVGGTA; encoded by the coding sequence ATGACCGAAAACGCCCTGAGCCTCGCCGAAACCCGCCTGTTGCTTCCCGCCGGCCTCGACGCCACCAGCCTGGAGCGCGCCTTCGGCACGCTGCTCGGCCCCGGCATCGACTTCGGCGACCTGTATTTCCAGCATGCCCGCCGCGAGAGCTGGAGCGTGGAGGACGGCATCGTCAAGGACGGTGCGCATTCCATCGAGCAGGGCGTGGGCGTGCGCGCGATCTCCGGCGAGAAGACCGGCTTCGCCTATTCCGACGACATCCACCGCGACGCGCTGCTGGCCGCGGCGCAGTCGGCGCGGGCCATTTCCCGCGACGGCGGCGCGCAGCCGGCGCAATCGCTGCTGCGCGGCGGCGGGCGCGCGCTGTACCCGGCGCTGGACCCGGTGGACGGCATGGGCAACGACCTCAAGGTCGAGATGCTGCGGCGCCTGGACCAGTTCCTGCGTGCCGCCGACCCGCGCGTGCAGCAGGTGATGGTCGGCCTGTCCGGCGGCGTGGACACGGTGCTGGTGGCGCGCAGCGACGGCGTGCTCGCCGCCGACGTGCGCCCGCTGGTGCGGCTGAACGTGCAGGTGATCGTCGAGCAGAACGGGCGCCGCGAATCCGGCTACTCCGGCGGCGGCGGCCGCTACGGCTACGAGGTGCTGTTCGCCGATGGCCGCCCCGAAGCCTTCGCCAGGGAAGCGCTGCGCCAGGCGCTGGTGAACCTGGAGGCGGTGCCGGCGCCGGCCGGGGTGATGCCGGTGGTGCTGGGCTCCGGCTGGCCCGGGGTGCTGCTGCACGAGGCGGTCGGCCACGGCCTGGAAGGCGACTTCGCGCGCAAGGGCACCAGCGTCTATGCCGGCCGCGTCGGCCAGCGCGTGGCCTCGCCGGGGGTGACCATCGTCGACGACGGCACGCTTGCCGGCCGCCGCGGCTCGCTCAACGTCGACGACGAGGGCACGCCGAGCAACTGCACCACGCTGATCGAGGACGGCGTGCTGGTGGGCTACATGCAGGATTCGCTGAACGCGCGGCTGATGGGCGTGGCGCCGACCGGCAACGGCCGCCGCGAGTCGTTCGCGCACCTGCCGATGCCGCGCATGACCAACACCTATATGCTGGCCGGCCAGCACGACCCGCAGGAGATGATCCGCTCGGTGAAGAAGGGCCTGTACGCGGTCAATTTCGGCGGCGGCCAGGTCGACATCACCAGCGGCAAGTACGTGTTCTCGGCCACCGAGGCCTACCTGATCGAGGACGGCAAGGTCACCGCGCCGGTGAAGGGCGCCACGCTGATCGGCAACGGCCCGGAGACCATGCAGAAGGTACGCATGATCGGCCACGACCTGGCGCTGGACGAAGGCGTGGGCGTGTGCGGCAAGGACGGCCAGAGCGTGCCGGTCGGCGTCGGCCAGCCGTCGCTGCTGATCGACGGGCTGACGGTGGGCGGGACGGCGTAG
- the rng gene encoding ribonuclease G, whose amino-acid sequence MSQEILVNVTPRETRVAVIENGMLQELHIERGWRRGVVGNIYKGRVQRVMPGMQAAFVEVGLERAAFLHANDVVRPAPVANGDTEEAPPLPVSSAVPIVELLRDGQDIVVQVVKDPIGSKGARLTTQISIPSRYLVLLPQSRVIGVSARIEDEAERLRLKTLVADLAASHGGFGYIIRTNAEGQPAEALAEDIAYLSRVWNVVERRGREGAPASIIYEDLSLPLRAVRDLIRKDVEKVKVDSHETFERLQAFVAKYMPVLAERLELYTGDRPIFDLYGVEDEIARALDKQVPLKSGGYLVIDQTEAMTTIDVNTGSFLGQRNLEETVFRTNLEAAQAVARQLRLRNLGGIIIIDFIDMDDAEHRRQVLRTLEKALSRDHAKTTVYEFSPLGLVEMTRKRTVESLERQLSEPCPECSGRGSIKTAETVTYEIFREITRAVRQFDAARLLVIASTKVVARITDEESSAVAELEEFLGKTIRFQADEQYLQEQFDVVLL is encoded by the coding sequence ATGTCGCAAGAGATCCTGGTCAACGTCACACCACGCGAGACCCGGGTGGCCGTCATCGAGAACGGCATGCTGCAGGAACTGCACATCGAGCGCGGCTGGCGCCGCGGGGTGGTGGGCAACATCTACAAGGGCCGGGTGCAGCGGGTGATGCCGGGCATGCAGGCGGCGTTCGTCGAGGTCGGGCTGGAGCGCGCGGCGTTCCTGCACGCCAACGACGTGGTGCGGCCGGCGCCGGTGGCCAACGGCGATACCGAGGAGGCGCCGCCGTTGCCGGTGTCCTCGGCGGTGCCGATCGTGGAGCTGCTGCGCGACGGCCAGGACATCGTGGTGCAGGTGGTCAAGGATCCGATCGGCAGCAAGGGCGCGCGGCTGACCACGCAGATCAGCATCCCCTCGCGCTACCTGGTGCTGCTGCCGCAGTCGCGGGTGATCGGGGTGTCGGCGCGGATCGAGGACGAGGCCGAGCGGCTGCGCCTGAAGACCCTGGTCGCCGACCTGGCCGCCAGCCACGGCGGCTTCGGCTACATCATCCGCACCAACGCCGAGGGCCAGCCGGCCGAGGCGCTGGCCGAGGACATCGCCTACCTGTCGCGGGTGTGGAACGTGGTCGAGCGGCGCGGGCGCGAGGGCGCGCCGGCCAGCATCATCTACGAGGACCTGAGCCTGCCGCTGCGCGCGGTGCGCGATCTGATCCGCAAGGACGTGGAGAAGGTCAAGGTCGATTCGCACGAGACCTTCGAGCGCCTGCAGGCGTTCGTCGCCAAGTACATGCCGGTGCTGGCCGAGCGCCTGGAGCTGTACACCGGCGACCGCCCGATCTTCGACCTGTACGGCGTGGAGGACGAGATCGCGCGCGCGCTGGACAAGCAGGTGCCGCTGAAGTCCGGCGGCTACCTGGTGATCGACCAGACCGAGGCGATGACCACCATCGACGTCAACACCGGCTCGTTCCTGGGCCAGCGCAACCTCGAGGAGACGGTGTTCCGCACCAACCTGGAGGCGGCGCAGGCGGTGGCGCGGCAGCTGCGGCTGCGCAACCTGGGCGGCATCATCATCATCGACTTCATCGACATGGACGACGCCGAGCATCGCCGCCAGGTGCTGCGCACGCTGGAGAAGGCCCTGTCGCGCGACCACGCCAAGACCACGGTGTACGAGTTCTCGCCGCTGGGCCTGGTGGAGATGACCCGCAAGCGCACCGTCGAAAGCCTGGAGCGGCAGCTGTCCGAGCCCTGCCCGGAGTGCAGCGGGCGCGGCTCGATCAAGACCGCCGAGACCGTCACCTACGAGATCTTCCGCGAGATCACCCGCGCCGTGCGCCAGTTCGACGCGGCGCGCTTGCTGGTGATCGCCTCGACCAAGGTGGTGGCGCGGATCACCGACGAGGAATCCTCGGCGGTGGCCGAACTGGAGGAATTCCTCGGCAAGACCATCCGCTTCCAGGCCGACGAGCAGTACCTGCAGGAGCAGTTCGACGTGGTGTTGTTGTGA
- a CDS encoding Maf family nucleotide pyrophosphatase has translation MLYLASRSPRRNDLLTRLGVPFRILDLEVPEERAAGESAPAYVRRVALDKARAGLAQLGGAADAVVLGADTEVVLDDRVFGKPADADAAAAMLAALSGRTHQAMTAVALVGAAREEVVLVPTEVSFAVLSAQDIADYVASGEPMGRAGAYAIQGGAERFVSRLDGSYSGVMGLPLHQTSHLLRAFGVL, from the coding sequence ATGCTGTATCTCGCTTCCCGTTCCCCCCGCAGAAACGACCTGCTGACGCGCCTGGGCGTGCCGTTCCGGATCCTCGATCTGGAGGTGCCGGAAGAGCGCGCGGCCGGCGAATCGGCGCCCGCCTACGTGCGCCGCGTGGCGCTGGACAAGGCCCGCGCCGGGCTGGCGCAGCTCGGCGGCGCGGCCGACGCGGTGGTGCTCGGCGCCGACACCGAAGTGGTGCTGGACGATCGCGTGTTCGGCAAGCCGGCCGACGCCGACGCCGCGGCGGCGATGCTCGCCGCGCTGTCCGGGCGCACCCACCAGGCGATGACCGCGGTGGCGCTGGTCGGCGCGGCGCGCGAGGAGGTCGTGCTGGTACCGACCGAGGTCAGTTTCGCGGTCCTGTCGGCGCAGGACATCGCCGACTACGTGGCCAGCGGCGAGCCGATGGGCCGGGCCGGCGCCTATGCGATCCAGGGCGGCGCCGAGCGCTTCGTCAGCCGCCTGGACGGCAGCTATTCCGGGGTGATGGGCCTGCCTCTGCATCAAACTTCCCACCTGCTGCGCGCCTTCGGAGTGCTTTGA